The following is a genomic window from Flavobacterium sp..
ATGATGAATTAAGAACGTATAGAGATGAATTTCATTTTCCAAAAGTAAACGGAAAACAGGTAATTTATTTTACAGGAAATTCTTTAGGATTACAACCTAAAAGAACTAAATTGTATGTTGATGAAGTAATGTCTGATTGGGCAAATATGGCAGTAGAGGGTCATTTTTATTCAGACAAACCTTGGTGGGACTATCAAGAAAGATTTGCTGTGCCATTAAGTGAAATTGTAGGAGCAAAGCCTTCTGAGGTTGGTGTAATGAATACTTTAACAGTTAATTTACATCTATTAATGGTGTCTTTTTATAATCCAACGCCTAAGAAGTATAAAATTATTTGTGAAGAAAAAGCTTTTCCAAGTGATCAATATATGTTTCAAAGTCAATTAAAATTCCATGGTTTTGATCCAAAAGATGCTATAGTCGAAATTAAAAGGAGAGAAGGTGAAGCAAATATTCGTTTGGAAGATGTTTTGGCTAAAATTGAAGAAGTTGGAAGCGAATTAGCGTTGGTGCTTATAGGTGGTGTAAATTATTATACGGGTCAAGTGTTTGATATGAAAACCATCACAGCTGCAGGACAAAAACAAGGCGCTTATGTTGGATGGGATTTAGCTCACGCTGCTGGAAATATAAAATTAGACTTACACGATTGGAATGTAGATTTTGCGGCTTGGTGTAGTTATAAATACATGAATTCTGGGCCTGGAAATGCCTCTGGTTTTTTTGTTCATGAAAAACATCATAACGACAAAGAGCTTAAACGTTTTGCGGGTTGGTACGGTCACAATAAAGAGCGTCGTTTTAAAATGGAACCTGATTTTGACCCTGTGCATGGAGCTGACGGATGGCAAATTAGTAACTTACCAATTTTATCATTAGCACCTTATTTAGCTTCGGTGGAAATGTTTGCAGAAGTTGGAATGGATAAATTAATTGCTAAGCGTAATCTTATCACCGCTTATTTAGAGTTTGTTTTACATGAAATAGATAATGAATTAGATGGTGCAGAATTTGAAATTCTTACCCCGTCAAATCAAGATGAACGCGGTTGTCAGTTATCGGTATATTTACACGGACAAGGAAGGGAATTATTTGAAAGACTAATGAAAAACGGAGTTATAACCGATTGGAGAGAACCAAATGTTATTCGTTTGGCACCAGCCCCATTTTATTGTTCTTTTGAAGACATGTATGATTTTGGACAAATATTAAAAGATTTGATTTTAAATAAATAATATTTTCCGTTTTACTAAGACTAAAAAAGAAATTAATTTTTTTGAAAAGCTGAACAACTCGTTCGGCTTTTTTGCTAAATAAACTATCTTTGCAATCAATAATTGAATTTCATAAAGCCATGACTAAAGAACAAATTTTAGAAAACTTCGATCCTTCTCAGCCTGGATTATCTGATGCTACTATTTTTGGTTTGCCATTTTCGGCAGAACAAAGTGAAATTATTGTAATACCAGTACCATGGGAAGTCACGGTAAGTTATGGCGCAGGAGCTTCAAAAGGACCTGAGGCTGTTTTAAATGCTTCTTTTCAAATAGATTTAAAGCATCAAGAGTTTCCTGAATTATGGAAATTAGGCATTTATTTAGATAAAGCTCCTAGTGAATTAAGAAAAAAATCCAAGAAATTTAAAAAACAAGCTGCGCCAATTATCAAAGCTTTGGAAAGTGGATTAATTTTAGATCACCATCCTTCATTGGCTAAAGATTTGGAAGAAATCAATTATGCCTGTTCAGATATGGTAGAAGCTGTTCGTGAGCAAACGCTAAATTGGATGAATAAAGGTAAAAAAGTGGTTTTATTAGGAGGTGATCACTCAACTCCATTAGGGTATTACCAAGCTTTGGCAACCAAATATGACAACTTCGGAATCTTACATTTAGATGCACACATGGATTTGCGTATTGCTTATGAAGGATTTACGTATTCACACGCTTCTATTATGTATAACGCATTGCAAATTCCACAAATTTCTAAAATTGTGCAAGTAGGAATTCGCGATTTCTGTGAGCAAGAAGTTGAAGTAGCTTTAAACGATAGAGTTTTAGTACATACCGACAGCGATTTAAAACAAGAAGCTTTCGAAGGTAAAACTTGGCAACAACAATGCGATCAAATAATCGCTTCGTTACCAGAAAAAGTATGTATTTCTTTTGATATTGATGGTATGTATTCGTGGTATTGTCCAAATACAGGAACACCAGTTCCAGGCGGATTTTCATTTGAACAAGCCGCTTATTTGTTCAGTCGCTTAGCAGAAACTAATAAAGAAATCATCGGATTTGATTTAGTTGAGGTTGCACCTGGTAAAGATGATTGGGATGGAAACGTTGGCGCTAGAATGTTGTTCCACATGTGTGGGGTTTTTGCTAAATCTCAAAAAATGAATGTTGGAAATAAGATTCAATTTAATAAGTAAAATTTAATTTACAGCTATTATGTCAAACTTAACTTGTTTCAGTTTTTCTCTATAATTTGATTATATAGATTTTGGAACAAGTTCAAGATGACAATAAATTTATAAACTCTCCACATCCTCCAATATCGAAATTGCTTTTTCTTTCGTAGCTGCTAATTCTTCCGGTTTCATTTTTCTTAGTAGCGCTAACATCATGCTCATTCTTTGATTATTGGCAAAATGTTGTTTTTTCTCATCTAAAAAGTGCCAATACAAACTGTTAAATGGACAGGCTTTTTC
Proteins encoded in this region:
- the kynU gene encoding kynureninase, whose amino-acid sequence is MIFKNSREFAQSLDANDELRTYRDEFHFPKVNGKQVIYFTGNSLGLQPKRTKLYVDEVMSDWANMAVEGHFYSDKPWWDYQERFAVPLSEIVGAKPSEVGVMNTLTVNLHLLMVSFYNPTPKKYKIICEEKAFPSDQYMFQSQLKFHGFDPKDAIVEIKRREGEANIRLEDVLAKIEEVGSELALVLIGGVNYYTGQVFDMKTITAAGQKQGAYVGWDLAHAAGNIKLDLHDWNVDFAAWCSYKYMNSGPGNASGFFVHEKHHNDKELKRFAGWYGHNKERRFKMEPDFDPVHGADGWQISNLPILSLAPYLASVEMFAEVGMDKLIAKRNLITAYLEFVLHEIDNELDGAEFEILTPSNQDERGCQLSVYLHGQGRELFERLMKNGVITDWREPNVIRLAPAPFYCSFEDMYDFGQILKDLILNK
- a CDS encoding agmatinase family protein; the protein is MTKEQILENFDPSQPGLSDATIFGLPFSAEQSEIIVIPVPWEVTVSYGAGASKGPEAVLNASFQIDLKHQEFPELWKLGIYLDKAPSELRKKSKKFKKQAAPIIKALESGLILDHHPSLAKDLEEINYACSDMVEAVREQTLNWMNKGKKVVLLGGDHSTPLGYYQALATKYDNFGILHLDAHMDLRIAYEGFTYSHASIMYNALQIPQISKIVQVGIRDFCEQEVEVALNDRVLVHTDSDLKQEAFEGKTWQQQCDQIIASLPEKVCISFDIDGMYSWYCPNTGTPVPGGFSFEQAAYLFSRLAETNKEIIGFDLVEVAPGKDDWDGNVGARMLFHMCGVFAKSQKMNVGNKIQFNK